The sequence CCACAAGGCCAACACCGGCGAGGCCAACTCGTGCTTCTGTCAGTAGGTATACTTGGCAGTCATGGATTGGACTACCGAAATCCAAAGGTTCCGCTACGTCTTCAGTTCTCTACACCATTCATCTGGTTTTGGAGGATGGTGAAGGGCTACTTTCGCATTATCCTCCAGTACCTTCTTGGTGTATAGTAATCGAAGATGCTTAGTGCAAGAAGGTCGTCATCGCAAATTGACGAGTTAGTAACTCTGTTAGACGATGACGAACATGCTTGGCAGCAACGAAGCCTTCTCCAGGTCTGATGTGATGGCACGGCCAATAAACCAGTATAAAGCACTGAACTCAGATGTTCTCACGCCTTTTCTGTCGGCCTCAATGTGTTTTTGTCCGGTATCTTGAGATGGAAAAAAGCACTTGACCACTGTCTATCTTGTATTAGAATCTTCAGTCTGTTATTTCTTTCCCCAGTTATTTCATGTTGGGATACAAATCCAACAAACTGTCCCTCGTGGCTGAGGAATGGTTTCTGCACAAACCATCGCTATGCCAGCTATATGAGAAGTAACTGTCCGCAATCGTGTGGACTTTGTGAAGTACCGATCAATATGATTCCGCCGGCAAGACGAGGTAAGAACCCCAAGAACATGAAGGTTGGAGGCTGTCGGTTGATGTTGTAATTCCATTTCGCCTCTCGGACTCCGTTACAGGGGAGCTCGGTTCTACggacggagtacctctgatggttcagaatgcatATCCATCACTTTGACTTCTCCTGGAAGGAGAGAGCTAACATGTAGGCCCAACTCGGAGGCGCTTTGGCCGAAGGTTTCGTGCTCCACCCGAAGGTCTCGAGTTTAGTACAGAAACCTAACAGCTGTCCTATCCCACCTAATATTTAACGAGTCTTCGCATAAAACATGCTGTAAAAACCAGCTTTGACGGTGGTTTCGTTCCCTTGAATCCAACATATGCAATTCGATCGCACCGGTtcatatctcgatcgatggcgCGAGATCAACGAGGCACTGCATAGAATATATGCAAATGAAAACTTCGTCAAAATCGAGGTGTGTTGGAATCTTGCCCAAACTCTGCATAAATTACTGTTTCAGATTGTCAGGATTTACGCCCCAGAGATGAATGTGAGACGTGGAAAAGCTACCAGTATTGCGCGCGCACCAAAAACGTCGGGTTCATGAGACGGAACTGCCCACTGACTTGCGGTTTCTGTGCATTGCCAGCAACAACAGCTCGAAGAACAACAAAGACGACTACAAAACCACCacctacaacaacaacaacaacaacaactgaccAGGCAGTGGTTGCGCTTATTGAAGGTTAGGTCAAATTATGGCTGCAACTGTGGTATTACGGCCGCAAGTTACCCTCTGTGTCCACCACAGTTTGGGGTTGTATTCGATTCCCTCTACTGGAACAAAGAACGATGTTCTTCAACGATCAGAACATCAACGGATGCGTTCGAAGGGCTCTTCTTGCTTTCAAATCTCACGCTACCTCGGTTTGTGGGATGAAGAATTCGTTAACAGCGGGGGTATCTAGAGAGTTTATGTAATAAGAGATCTTCACAAGAACGGAAACAACATCGCTAACACTTTTGTTCGTATCAAATACACTTATATACTGAATTCAAACGTCTTATAACCAGCGTTCCATGAACACTCTACTTTGAAAGAATGATGGGATCGAGAGAACGTAGAGTGAATTGCATGCCTATTGCCTTTGCCCCTTGTACAAGTCCTCCAGCCATAATGTTTAGCACTTGTCTGGTCGACACCAAACGAAGTACTCATAAATGATGATATCAGCGTAAAATGAACGTATTCATTTGTTTAATTATAGAATGCGAAGACAAGAAATCCAGTTGTGAGAGCTGGGCCAACGCAGGTTTTTGTAATCCCGGAAACCAATACGAACGGTTTATGACGAAGAACTGCCCAGTGTCCTGCGGATTGTGTGCCGTCAGTGTCGAAGACCAAGGTAGGGCAACGTTGTTCTTCTGACATTCTTGCAAGTTGTAGCTTGTCACTACGCTTGGGCGCCAATTTGGGATATTGGCCTTGGGACTTGCTATCAAGCCAAGGAAACACCTTTGCCTTCAGGCTTTTCAATCTCCCCTCCCCTCTCGCATGACGCCGAAATGAAAAGCatgactgaatttcaggataGTCTGAGCAATGAGTCTATCACAAGCCTCTCATTTTTCCCAGTTAGGCTTTTTTTGTATAGACAGTAGGTAGGCCTACAAGGTTTTCTGGCTCTTCGTCGGAAATGTCAATCGAGGTCAAATGAGGTTAATATGACATAGATACGAAGCAAAGTGTTACATGTAATAGAGAGTTTGACTCATCACACCACCGCAAGCAAAAACGCGAACACTTTTAATCGTATCAAATACACGTACATGTGAAAATTGAATTCAAAAGTATTATAAACAGCGTTCCCAGTGAACACTCTGCTTTAAAATGATGGGAGAGAACGTGGAGTGAAGTGTATGCCTTAGCgtccttatacatgtatcaggtTCTCGATCGTTTTTTCCAGAATCCGCAGAAATCAGTGATGCTGTCAGTGCTGAGATTGTCGAAGGTGGCGCTGAGGAAGGCCAAGGTCAGAGTGGGGTCAGGGTCGTCATAACCCGTAATGGCAAGACGGAAACGAAGTTCATAACCACGGATGACGTGACCAGGTTCGCGGACAGGCTCGCCAACGCTCAAGGTCAGGGTGAAGTGGACAGGTTGCTGGGGCAAGTGCTTGGTGGAGCGAGTGGATCAGCAACAGGTGACACACGTCGCCATACCCAAGGGACCCGCGTGACCATCACGCGCCGCAAGAGTGTGCGTGGGTCAGACGGTGCGGTTACCGAGACTGAGAGCACGTGGACTGGCTGGGCGGGAGCCAGTCAGGAGAATGGGAGGGGTAGCAGGCGGAGGTCACGAGAAAGGTCATCGCGAGAACGGGATGATTAATTTCACATACTAAAGGAACCTCCGACTGAACAGTAACATACGAAGTCAAATTCCTCTTTGAGGATATGTGGCGAATGTAAATACAGTAACGGGTTTAGCTGTCAGCGTGAACTTATGTAAATGAAAGTTAAATGGCAGTTGATGTGTAAAATAACATAGGGCCTATTGATAGGCgagatgaaaacgaaactaTTGTTTTTATTAAGTTTTATTGTCTCGTACAGTGAAATCAGATTTGGTTTTACAGAACATAAACTCACTGCTCCAATCACGACAAAATGCGCGCCAGAGTCGCGTCATCTGGCGACGAGATCCTTATCACTCTTCCTCAAAATCATCACCTTCTTCGCCGtcatcaaataacatttcggctaGTTTCTCCAGGCCAAATTCGGTACCAAATCCAATGCCTGCCTCAACCGCGCTGTTCATAATGGTCCCTGTAAGGTATGACATATGCTTAGGTTGACCGCATGCTGCCCAGTTTTCCTAACGAAGACGTATTCGGGAATAGAATAGGTACACAGTCCAGCTTAAAGCTGACATAAAGCCCCCAGCGGCCAAGTTACAAAACACAAACGCCCCACCACCAAATGACCAACAGCACTTTGAAAAAATAGCAGACACCGTTGACTGGTCTCACTTAAGCGTGAAGGTTTTCGTTGGCGTATTTTGATTTTACTTCCGCTGCTACCTATGACGCTCGGTTCCTGCAGGACCACAGCTCAAAACCGCGCTGATAGAAAATTCAGCCGATGAATCATGTCAATTGTCGCTTCTTGAACTTGGTTCAGTATGTTAACGCCAAGACCCGCTGTGCTGTTATTGGTGATAAAAAGATGCAACTATGGATAAGGTGTCGCCCTCCCTGCGAAATTCATTAAATATCTTGAGGTACCTGGCCCATCTCGACTTCCTGAAAATGCCAGGATTCTATTGGACCCACCCACGAAGTACGCGGTGATAAACATTTCGACGTTACAAATTGGTCTGGACATTATTTGTTGTAACAGGCCCTACCTGGTAACTCAGAAGCTCCTGACCTGAAACTATCCTTCAATCCGTTCATGAATCCTCCCCCGGACGTGTCCCCGTCTGTGGCCATGTTCATGTTGTCGGGGACGGAGTCGAGCCGC comes from Lineus longissimus chromosome 15, tnLinLong1.2, whole genome shotgun sequence and encodes:
- the LOC135499277 gene encoding uncharacterized protein LOC135499277; translated protein: MRRNCPLTCGFCALPATTARRTTKTTTKPPPTTTTTTTTDQAVVALIEECEDKKSSCESWANAGFCNPGNQYERFMTKNCPVSCGLCAVSVEDQESAEISDAVSAEIVEGGAEEGQGQSGVRVVITRNGKTETKFITTDDVTRFADRLANAQGQGEVDRLLGQVLGGASGSATGDTRRHTQGTRVTITRRKSVRGSDGAVTETESTWTGWAGASQENGRGSRRRSRERSSRERDD